The genomic DNA GACTCCTTCCCTGTGTTTgttgattttctgtttttcaaaagctTGCCCCAAACTCTGACCAGCTCTTGCTCAGAAACTTCTCCCAAACAGAAACATACCTTTGTGTTGCATATTTTCCTGACACTTCCCAAATAATGCAGCTACTACCAGAACATCTTGTTTCTATTCTCACCTGGATGGTAGCCCAAGGTGAAGGTCTTGGGAAACTGCTGAAGCTGTAAGACTTGACATCCTCCAGGAAGGTAGGTCAGCTGGGATCCCATAGTCTGtattccaaaaataaaacaatactGAGCTTGTTTATTGCTTTGATCCCCCAGAACGAGCAGCTGGAGTGTATCACAGGGAGTCACGCACTGGAAAGTACCAGCTCACCTATGCAGAAGCAAAAGCCGTCTGTGAGTACGAAGGAGGACATCTAGCCACCTAtcagcagctggaggcagcaaGAAAAATAGGTTTGAAAAAAATAGCTGTTTGCATTTCATGCTGCTCATTGTGTCGCCAGTCTCTCATTTTCATGAATGTTATGAATCCTGTGAGACttataaactccctggatttttGCCCGAGTTGCACACAGTGTCTCCCCGCAGTAACAGAGCATGGCTGCACCCCTGAGCTCTGCATGCGACACCCTCCTGGAAGCAGTAACACAGAGTGGAGAGCCGTCTTCCTCGGCTGGGAAGCAGCGGTACCTGCCCGGCGCCCTCCCTGCCATGCTGCAGCAGGGGCACCGCGGGGGCCTGCGGGGCAGGGCATTTGTCCCCAGTGAGCCTTCTTAGGAAAGGAGAGTTGTTCTTTTTCGCATAAGCAGTCAAGGTGTTTTCATAACGTTTATCTGAGCCCCGTTTGCTCTAAGAAAGAGTGGCTGGTGTGCTCGGAGAGAAAAGCCGATCTCAGTGAGGACACTACTGCATATCTGTTTGATTCCTGTTGAGGAATGATTAATTCATTCAGAGCATTAGGAAAACAATGGAAAATATCCTCCACTCTAGAAATATGCAGGCTACGCTGTTGAGTCACAAGCTGGCACTCAGCACCACCACACATGTGAAAAGGGTACTTCTGTCTCTTCTGACTAGCTCGCAGTCCTGGCACGCCACAAGTATGTTCTGGTTTGTCTCGGTGGAACCATGGAATTGATCTCTACCAGACAGTGAATAACAGTGCATTCTTTGGCTATTGTTTCTAAGTTCCCAGCCACACAGTGCATTAACAGgatctttttgttttgtaaggaaatacatattttaggtATTTAAATTTAAGCTGTAAGTATTTTAAGTGAATATTTTGTTTCCTTAGCTGTCTTCTGCATACAGTATTTTGTTCACCCTCAGAACTTAATAGTGCAGACTCTTAAATGAGATACGATTGAATAAATTTGTATGACTTTAAAAGGGAAACAAAGAACACAATTTATTCGCTTATATAACTAATCCAATATATAATTTGATTACAAATGCTGGTACAGCATTTAAAACTCACCACCCTGGAGAATATATAGTTCATCtgcatttgatttttgttttcaaatgacaAACAATAATCATACTGTGGAGAACATAATACATCCTGTGTTTAAAATCATCCTCTTAAAGACTGTTCCTTGTAGTACAATTTCTATTAGACCAATTACATCTAAGTCATTGATCAGCTGGAGTGAGTcattatttatttgaataaaaagcaaagtttcTTGCCTAGGATTAATTTATCACATCCATGCCTCATTTTCTCCCCATCTCAGGTTTCCATGTGTGCGCGGCTGGCTGGATGGCAAAGGGCAGAGTTGGTTATCCCATAGTAAAAGCTGGACCCAACTGTGGCTTTGGGAAGACTGGCATTGTTGATTACGGGATTCGCCTCAACAGAAGCGAGAGATGGGATGCCTACTGCTACAACCCTAACGGTGTGTTTAAAAAGAACCCACTGCTCCTTAGTTCTGAGAATGTGACTACATGGCATGATGTCTGGCTGTGCGAAGGCACCCAGACTCTCAGTGATAATTACCCTTTTGCTGGCCTTTCACATTTTCCTCAGTTTGTAAACAAAAAATCAATAGAGTTATTTTTTGCAGTTCTCAGTCTTCTAGTTGCAAACACTGCTgataaaaattagaaaaaagcCATGCGACTTCAGCAAATAAAATCTAGAGAAGTTCTCCAGATTGTTTTGTGTTTGGTAAAGTTctaaaaaattctaaaaaattAGAATTTGTTCAAATCCATGTTGGAGAATTTTCTTGTGTTCCTTTTACTAGCCTGACATTTGTGGAGGAAGGTTAGCTATAATTAGATGCCGCAAAGGTAAGCATGTGTGTTTTTACTTACATGGAAGACCTTAAAGGGCTGGCAGATGTTGCAGGAACAGTATCACCTTGCTGGTGAACTGCCACTATGGGGAGTCTACTGAAGTGAAAATGTCATCTGAGAATCTGGCTTCTAAGACTAGGTGGGACTGTCCAGATGATCCATATGAATTCTTACCAAAAGAGATAGGCTGTAGGCTATGGTTTTAAATCCAAACAAGGAAGTTACACTCTTCAGTTGTTTTATTCCTTTATTATCAACACAAtcctggaggaaaacagaggtgTGCGTGCAACTGCTGTTCCTGTTTAACAGCTCTCTAATGCATATATAGAGATACgaacaaaaataaagcattatgACATGGAAACTATTTTCCAGGTATTTTGCCTATAAAGATGTGGAAAGTTTACCCATCTTCCTACTCATGGGACCTTCTTTCTCTTGCCTGTGATAGAAAACTCTTGAAAATGAACACTCTGTCTGGGACTGAAACACACACAGATACAGCTcccagcagtgtgtgtgtgtgtgtgtgtgtgtgtgtgtgtgtgtgtgtaactagATGGAGAACAGCGGATCTCTGAAGCAGATCCAGAGAAGTGATTCAAACATGAATGACAAGACCTCATGGACACGGGACATGTCTCTTCTCCTGGGGAGGGTGAAACAGGTCATCCGCACCTTGCGCAGCCACATGTGGGCTGTTGCTGCTGCGTGAGCTAGTTGGCTGAGTCTAGCTGGAGTAGCCCCATACAACACTGCAGGTGACTGAAAGATTAACGTGGCCACTGTCCAGTTTATCTTGGGATCCTCCATGTAGCAGGGAAGATACAAAAAGTGGGCACCATCAAGAAAAGAGAAGCTTAACtttgtgctctgcctggctcTCCTGCTCCTCCAAGTGTACTACCCTGCATGGGAGAGCCAGAAACTGGAGTTGTCCGTGACGTCTGTACAGCTGTGCACATTTTGTTTGTGCTCACAGGGTTTGAGCTTGTTTATGTTAGCCGGGCAGTTGTTAACCAAATAGCTCTGCGGGGTGGGGGACTCTCACAGATGTTCAGCATACAAAGAAAACTGAGAGAGAGACTACTGCACTCATTACCGCATTTAAATTGTCAGCCCAACTTTCTCCTTTGTCAGCCCTCTCTTCTGGGATGAAACGTGATTACTTTGCAAATGCGTTGGCTAGAGGACAAAAGGAAACCAGAACCGCCAACACTCAGAAGGTGACTTGAGCCTTTCGCACTATGAGGATATGTATTCATGCTCGATGGCAGTCTGCTTCAAAACCTGGCAGAGTTGTCTGTTTGCAGGTGGGAAACCGTAGCCTCCGGAGGCAAAGCTGAATCGATTGAATTGAGCCTGTGCTCTTCTCAGAGATGCTAAAGATGTCAAGCAAATTGTGGAACTACTTGCATGTTTGAAATCACATCCATCCTACCTGTGTTGTGGTGCTGAAAAATACAGGACTTGTAGACAGTGTGCAAACTAAGAGGGTTATTCCCCTTATCCAAGTTAAAACTCCTAACACATGTGCCCTGAATCACCCCTGGAAAGTACCTACCTCTCCTGTAGGTCTGAACTTAGGGGACAATGACAAGGTTGAAATCAAGCAATGTGAGGCCCCCAAATCAATTGGTCCCGCCAACAAGGTAAGGCTCAAATGGGCATGGAATCTAACGGGAATGCGTGCTTTTCTTCCCAAAGGAGACCTTCCAAAGGGAGGAGAAGAGCTGCAGCAATAAAAGCAGCGCAGCAGAATAAATGTAGTCACTAACCTTTATAGGCTTTTTGGAGAAGGCGCACTTTAAAGAGgtatttggagaaaaaaggaTGAAAGTGAATGTGAGGGCAACTTACAAGAACAGCTGTAAAGCTTACAGTTTGACATAGTCAGAAACCCCAAATGCCTTTATATAAAGCCCTTAGCTCTGGCCCAaagtccactgaagtcaatgaaagctTTTCCTCTGAGTTCAGTGAGTTTTGGATTGTGCTTCATTTCCAAAGTATCTGCTCCCAAAAGCTAGGAATGACTGACATTTCTTCTGAATGCTGAGTGTTTAAATATATGAACAGTGATATTTCTCTGGGTGTTCCTATGTGATTTTCTACAAAAGATCTACTGAATCAGAGCGCACAAAGAATTAAATCATAGCCATATCCAAAATGAATACTTGAACTCTGATGTTTTTATGTTTCTCTTAGGAAAAGAGTGTGGTGGAGTCTTCACAGattcaaaacatgtttttaagtCACCAGGCTACCCAAATGAGTATGAAAATGAGCAAATTTGCTACTGGCATATTAGAGTAAAGTATGGACAACGGATTCATCTACAGTTTCTGGAGTTTGATGTTGAAGATGACACTGCTTGTATGGCTGATTTCTTGGAAATCTATGATAGCTATGATGATATCAATGGCTTTGTGGGCAGGTAAAGTAATTCCAGCTTTAATAAGAAAATattcaaatgttttgaaaatttttcaaGCATAATACTTAAGAAAAACTGTATTACTTTAGCCAAATAGCACCCCTGATATGCCCTAAATACTTGTAGCACCAGTACCTAACCTGTCTTTCCAGACAATTTTCTTTACTATTATTAACACAGATCTgtaaagcacttttgaaaattatgCTTTgcccttttctgttttgttaaattaCATGAAAAAGACCTGCAAGACTTTTTAGTTagctgcttatttttaaatgagtctTCTATTATTTTGCAGGAAGAACTAGCAATCTCAAATAACATTTTGTATTTGCTTTAattgaagggagggaggagaggtgtTAAACTGTTAGCAAAATTGTATTTAATTCAAATTATAATTAGCCACAGAAGTCAAATATTGTCTAAGAAAATCAGAACAGAACAAGTGTTATATATCTTCTATTAACATTTAAAGTAGTTTCCCTCTTCTTTGCTTAATTCTCACtttctttaatatctttttgCTTGTTCTTTAGCAGTCAAATTTTTAATATGAAGTGTCTCATTTTTCTAGTACAACAAATAAACTAGAAAAAGTGATAAAAACACTTCCCTATTCCTGCCACTTTTCATATCCTCTCTACAAATCATGCACAGCAAAGCAAAGATATATTCCATTTGTTTCTCCTTTAgagatcattttaaatatttttcttgatgAACTCTTGCTTTCTCAGTTTTGGGCCATTATTCCTTGCCTTAATGCTGTGTAAAacagttttttcttgttttacaacATTGACTTCCTTCTTATATTGAAAATTCTGTTTCCTGCAGCTTTCCCTCCCCTAAATCTTACTATAATGAGAAAAATCCTTGAGTGAATTGCTTTAACATACAGAAAATTACATGGAGTGAACACATACAAGCAGTTTAACCCATGAGCCACAGCTCTCTCAAAAGAGAGTACAGCCCGAGAGTCACCATTGTCAGTACAGGTCCCTGCATAACAGGGATATGGCATATTTGCTGGGTCACTCAGTCATAaccatttataattttttttcaggttcTGTGGAGATGAATTGCCAGATGATATCATTAGCACAGGTAATATTATTTGCACTTTTTACAGTAAAAAATCAGCCCAAATCATCTCTTCTCCCTACTTTCTAGGTCATAGCCAACATGCATAAGCTGCTATTTAAAACTGCCAGTGTACTCTTTTGTCAACACAGTTACTTTTAAAtaagtgtaaaagaaaaaaaaggtctagTTAGAAAAATAATCAGGGAAGGATCTACTCACCAAGTTTCCCTGTTTCCAGAGCAAGGATTGCAAGAACATTGTCAAAGCTGGATATAGAAAgtattttgtatgtatgtataaacagCAGTCCAAGGTCTGATTCTGTATAAATGAAAGCCACTTTTACCTCTCTTTGCTCAAGTATTGCAAAGTCGCTGTAGCGCAGAAGTCAGCGCAGGCTAATCATACAAGGAAGTAGTCATGTTCCCCAGGGAATGTGTATAGTCTGCGCAGGAGCTCCTGTTGCCACACTTCCAGTGTCTCTGGTACCTAAACATGCAGAATTCACAGTGCCGTCAGTTTTACCGTCTGTGGATGGGTTATCTCAGGGGTGAATTAACAGTGCTGCGGATGCAAACGGGCCTCACATATCTGGAAGCACCTGTCATACTGTGCTGCACTGGCTCACACCATGAGCATTCATTCCTATGTTACACCAGGCTATGATCTTAGAGCCTAATTGTGTATGTGTTATATTGTTAGTGTTTTCTTCCTTACCTGGACGATCCCTGATTAAGCAAGGATATACTGTTACTCATTAATCAAACATAAACTGTTGCTGAGAGGTTCCTAAATGTGCCACAGTGCCAGAATCACAACCCTGACTGCAAATACAGCACAGTCTCAAGCAGAGGTACATAATCTGAGGAGGAATCACTGGCAtcagaagaaatactttttagAATGAGGCATCACTGTAATCATCTGAAAACTGTGAGCATTGCCATTTGTTTACaaataattctgttttaaatCTCTTTAGTCTCTAGTAATAAAATCATCCTAAAATAATTCTAAAGaagtagaactgaaaataaagcagtttcccctccttaaatatttaaaaaagccagggaaaaaatacattacaatggaaagagAACATTACcatgagcaaaaagaagaaaataaaacaaaattaacagGAATGAGAATGGGAATGAAATCATGGTGAAAGAAATAGAATGTAAACAAAACGgaataaaggaaaatgtgtttGTCGGGCCAGATGATGCCACTCTTTTTCATAATGAACAATGCATCATTCCATACACAGTTTGTTGGATTAGTCCATGCAAATAAAGGGGGCAGAATGTGAAAAATACTTGCTGCACTCTCATGGTTAAGACATGAAAAATGGGATTCTGCCCTGATCCACTGCAGTTTTCATGTTCGACTTTGGACAAATCCTGAGCTAAAGCTAATCTAAGCTTtgacctttgctttgctttctgtgcTCACAGCCCACAGTTCTAAGcagcagaaagagaagagaaaagctgaATTGTCCCATACCTGCTCTCCCAGTTTACACTGGCCTGGCAGAGGATGACCAGATGACAGTCATGGAGAGTGGTGTAGCAACCTCACCCCTGTGTCACCTAGAGCTGCCTGAGGCTCCGTGCCTATTTTATATGTCCAAGTATTTTCTCTTCTTAATTTGGGGTGACTGCCGAAGCCGAGCAAGTCCAACATGAGCCTAGTTTTCCAAGGGGCTGAAAGGCCTATACTCAGCTTGGAGGTAGACAGACCAGGTGGATTGCTCTGCAGACCTCAGTGTTCAGGATGTCACACCCATGCCGCAGCATAGACTCCCTGCTGGAAACCCAGGTGCCTGAGGGAAGCAGGAGAGCAGTGTGAAAATAACTGAAACAGCACATTTTGTGCCACTCACAAATGtgatctttgtttttctttttcttgtcctAGGAAATGTTATGACCTTGAAGTTTTTGACAGATGCCTCAGTGACAGCTGGTGGTTTTCAAATTAGATATGTTACTATGGACATGCCTTCAAAATCAGGTGACGGAAAGAATACAACTTCCCAAGGAAAGACAAACTTCTTATCTGGAAAATTTGGTATTATGTGAGCAGATTAGCAAGGTATAATCATTAAGAAACGTGTTTTAGAACCCAGCTCAGATATCTGTTTCTTCAGATAAGACAGAGACGTACAGTCATTTTCTTCATATCTTTCTGACTTTTAATTTTCTGCCTTAtataaggttttttttaatagagtagATTAGGAAATAAATTATAAAAGGTACTTACATAAATAATAGAAGACTATTTTTAGATTACAAGGACTGTATAAAACCAAAGAATTAATCGTTAccaaagattttaaaattatttttctatatgaattgttctctttcctcatttcttGCTCCACTTGAACAAATATTTTGTGTGACAaatgtttcagggtttttttttaatttaatttgctcTTCTAtccttatttttcttgatttctgcatatttatttttgGATTCTGGCTTTATTTCTTCCTGTTCTCTACactattctattttttttaattaacatttcccTGAACCCAAAAGGCCATTTGAGTAAACTCCTTTATAAGATACGTGAATTCATCTTGCGGGTGGCCTAACAGCCACCTATGTAATTGTCTGAAGTCAGAAGATTATAAAGCATTATGAAAAGCACAGAATCAATTATATTATCATCATAATTTTGTTGTGAGATAAATTAAAAACTACTCGATGAATTTTGTCAGGTTTTCCTCATCCAGAGAAGAGATGCTCAAGCATTTAACTTTTCTGATTTCACTTAGTAAAGAATCAAATGAAAGACTCTGTAATGATAAGCAAATAGGTGAGATGAAGGATCAGGAGAAATTATTTACTGActaccagcacatctgtttatAAGATACTGTCAAGATGCTATATGTTGTTTACACAGGTTTTAAGACTGTACTGTTTTGAACTGATAAACATAAATCATTCTCCATAtgtttttaacttcagtttaAATTCCTCAGTCTGAAGTGTCATTAAAGCTACCTCTGTTTCAATCTTGTCCAGAGTTTCCAGtgaatgcttttttatttttgtgagaaCTCCTCAGATTTTTTATcgcttttcttaatttaaaaaagtaaataagttttgagagggttttttttttcttactgaataTTTTCCTGACCCCAAACCAGCTGAAATCTAATGCCTATTGAGCATCTTCCTGTGAATTTTTTGGTTTGGCACTTTGTGAATTCCCCAGAAAGAGTTTTGTACAAGAGGAGTCCTGTCTTTGCTTTACAACATTCTCATTCTCAGTACTTTAAATTGATTTCAGCTTTGagcttttattgttttaattgCACTTGGAATATGATTTTGTTTTCTAGTTTAAACAACAGTATAGATAGCACATGGCTGgatcaacacacacacaaacacaatttCAGTTGCGTGGGTAGTGGTGACAGGGCTGACACAGCTCTTTCTTAGCTAGCTTCTGAGTAAATAGTGTATGCAGTCTGTCATGACACCCTACCACTGGGGAGAAGAGAGGTTTCATTCTTTTAATAGGACACCATATTCTGTTGTaaacatactgctttttttttttttttttggtttagtttGATATTCTGCCAATAAGCTCATGGCGTTTAATATCTTCTGGTTTGGTAACTCCCTCCCATTATACTTATCTCTGAAGATACCTGCTTATATTGCAGTCTTGTTTCTGTATTCTTGATACTTGCCTAGAAACAGTGTATCTGACATCTCTTCAAAATTTTTACTCGTGTATTGAAAGAATGACTGCTCTTTGTCCAGGCCCTCCCCACCTCGCTTAATTTCCTTGTTAATTCaaggaaatgtattttattttctgcttttgcagtAGCCAACTTTGTGCTTCTCCATGAGGCTGGGCTCAAGACCAGCTTTCGCTGGGTAACCTGACTCAGCTGGTACTCGCAGGGGAACATCTCAGCTATTTGCTGAGTTTTAGACCGTGATTGAGGCCATACTTACCTGCTATGTATCTGGCTTTGATCTTCCATCTCTGTTTGTGGGAAAGTCATCTGATTAAGGTCGAGTCTATAAGGCAGCCTGCCAGGGGGATattcaggcaggcaggcagggctcagACAAGGTTTGCCTGCTCAAAGGCAAATATGGATATAAGCGCTGGGTTCAGGACTGCCTTGCTTTCCTGCTGTTCCCAGGACCAGCTGACCCAGGCGCCGATATGAATATGATTATGTTGTTGCCAGTAAGTGTCACTGTATTTtttacaaacaaataaataatatgtatttttaaataaatgaaatatttcttctggGGAAATTCAGGTCTTTGGTGTATATGAAAATTGACTGTGTTTTATACACTCCACTCTGGTTATCTACACTTACCCTTGACTATACTGACATTCCTATATCGTTCTTTTATCCTTCTCAAATACACACCAAAATGCAATTTCAAAATTGCATAACAATGGAAAAGGATGAATTAAGGATCCTGCCAGCAGAAGTTGTTGACATTTTTCACAATTTTGAGACATATAAGAAGCAGTGGTAATGacaggaaaacagagaaacacagaaaatctGACATCTGGAATCTCCTGAAAGTGGGAAGAATACTATAGGTAAAATGCTAAATATCTTAAAAGATTCCTAGTTGTCTTGGAGAACAATGTCACAGCTAGAACTGCAGCTACTCTCTCTTTCATTTCAAATACTCTATTCATGCTTCATCTTAATGCCAGGAAACAAAGTTCCTATTACTATGTTAAATGG from Apteryx mantelli isolate bAptMan1 chromosome 6, bAptMan1.hap1, whole genome shotgun sequence includes the following:
- the TNFAIP6 gene encoding tumor necrosis factor-inducible gene 6 protein isoform X2, which translates into the protein MRSQEDTMNISQLKTSNDLSVGLLLLLRTGYSRVMLSALSPSFISTLKGCTATFTTHAPEYLQPNSSEEMIALIFFSVLLWDKAEAWGFKDGVLHNSIWLERAAGVYHRESRTGKYQLTYAEAKAVCEYEGGHLATYQQLEAARKIGFHVCAAGWMAKGRVGYPIVKAGPNCGFGKTGIVDYGIRLNRSERWDAYCYNPNGKECGGVFTDSKHVFKSPGYPNEYENEQICYWHIRVKYGQRIHLQFLEFDVEDDTACMADFLEIYDSYDDINGFVGRFCGDELPDDIISTGNVMTLKFLTDASVTAGGFQIRYVTMDMPSKSGDGKNTTSQGKTNFLSGKFGIM
- the TNFAIP6 gene encoding tumor necrosis factor-inducible gene 6 protein isoform X1, which gives rise to MRSQEDTMNISQLKTSNDLSVGLLLLLRTGYSRVMLSALSPSFISTLKGCTATFTTHAPERAAGVYHRESRTGKYQLTYAEAKAVCEYEGGHLATYQQLEAARKIGFHVCAAGWMAKGRVGYPIVKAGPNCGFGKTGIVDYGIRLNRSERWDAYCYNPNGKECGGVFTDSKHVFKSPGYPNEYENEQICYWHIRVKYGQRIHLQFLEFDVEDDTACMADFLEIYDSYDDINGFVGRFCGDELPDDIISTGNVMTLKFLTDASVTAGGFQIRYVTMDMPSKSGDGKNTTSQGKTNFLSGKFGIM